TCCGCAGGGCAGGCCTGGGGCTGCCTCAGGACCCCAAGGGCCTCCTGTCCCTGGAGCCAGACCCTCAGGGCTGCCCTCACAAGATAAGTCGGCTATTTTCACCATTTCCTTCCTGCCACCCAATCGGCCACTGTCAGCCGCCTTCCAGAGCGTTACCACCGCAGCCCCAGCCCAGCGGCACTGGCCGCCAAAAGGGAGCCCTGACCAGAGGCCTCGCAGGTGAGTGTGACCTTGTTACCCAGCATGCCATGCCGGCGGTGGGGGCAGGCCATCtggctccctccttccccttgAGAAGACCCGTGGGAAGAGGCTTTCTTTCTAAGAGGCCACCAGCCCCTTGATTCCATGAATGTTCATGGGAGCCTGCTGGGGGTCAGCCTTGGTGGGGAGAGATCTGCTGCAGAAGGGAGACAGCTGGGCGCCATGGctcatgcctggaatcccagcagcttgggaggctgaggcaggaggatcaaaagtgggaggccagcctcaaccacttagtgaggccctaagcaactcagcaagaccctgtctctaaataaaatataaaaatggctgggatgtggctcaggggttaagtgcccttgggttcaatccctgggaccaaaaaaaaaagagaaacagatccTGTGTCCTAGTCCTTGAGGGAACAGGACAACCAGGAAGAGGCTAGGAGACATTTATGTGGGTCTAGTCTCTGACACAAGCAGCTGTGTAACATTAGGCaagcctctttccctctctgggcctccatttcccAACTCTAAGTGTTAGCCTAGATGACtggctttttttgggggggtccgCCCCTGCTTCCACCCAGCAGGACACCCCCTGCCATTTTCTTTGACACCAAGCATCATGGGAGAATTCACTTAGTTGACCCAGGCTGTGGGGGACGGATTGGACCACGTGGTGTGCAAAGCACGGCTCTCGCCtgatcccaggggctgggggcaACGTGGAGGCCCTTTCCGGTCCCGAGGGGACCCGGGCTGAGAAGCATATGATACTCACCTCTTCCCCTCACCCTTGAGCAGGGCTGGAGTCTCTGCTGGGGACCAGGAAGTCCCTGTCCCTTCTGTCTTACTCAGCTTGGTCactactgtgaccaaaggacccaCCAGCACAGCcgtagaggaggaggagtggatttggggctcagggtggcagagggctcagtccacagacggccggctccattcctcgggcctgaggggaggctgaacatcatggaggaagagtgtggtgcagggaagcagctcccctggggaccaggaggcagagagactccactcccagaGGCACAcgtgtccccagagccaggccccagtgccacctcctcaccacaccacctgcctccaggtgcccccagcggatcccccagggagccaggcactgaCCGGGTTGAGGCTCTCAGGACCCGACCGTGTCCCCTCTGACCCTTCCTGCAGTGTCCCCACgggggcttctggggacacccACGCCCCAACCCTTCCCAGCCACCCGACTGTGCCGCCTTCCCAGGGAGGACCAGCCAGGCCCTGCGCCCTGTGGTCACCAGCCGCTCACAGCGACCGAGGTGAGTCCCCTGTCCCCAGGTCGGTGCCACGCCCTGGGCCGGGGCCACCGCGAGGCCCGCTGAGCCAGTGCCCTCTGCCCACAGCCGCCTGCCAGATGCCAACCTGGGCTCTGCTGGGCCTGCTCTGGGCTGTGGCCGGGGCCACCCAGGACTGTCCCGCTCGGTGCTCCTGCCAGGCCCTGGAGTCCATGGGGCTGCGGGTGGACTGCGCGGGCCGGGGGCTGGCGGCCCTGCCCGCCCTGCCTGCCCACACGCGCCAGCTGCTGCTGACCAACAACAGCCTGCGCACGGTGCCCCCCGGCGCCTTCGACCGCCTGCCACAGCTGCAGACCCTGGAGGTGGCCCACAACCCCTGGCACTGTGACTGCGGCCTCGCCTACCTGCGCCTCTGGCTGCAGGACCACACGCCCGAGGCCCTGCTGGTCGCCCACTGTGCCAGTCCAGCCCGGGCCGCCCGCCGCCCGCTGGGCCAGCTGACCGGCTACCAGCTGGGCAGCTGCGGCTGGCAGCTTCAGGGGTCCTGGGCCTACCCGGGGGTCTGGTGGGACATGGCGCTGGTGGCAGTGGCCACACTGGGCCTGGCTCTCCTGGCTGGCCTACTGTGCGTCTCCACAGAGCCCTGGCGCTGAACCCAGCTGGCCTGTGGTCACCTCCAGGTCAAGAGGTCGGGCCCGGAAGCAGCTCCCCACACCCCACCAAAGCTGGTCAGCACAAACCATCAGAATCCCGAAATGAGTAGGGTTGGGGACGCAGCTCaggtggcagagcgcttgcctcacgtgcacaaggccctgggttcagtccccagcaccgcaagaaataaaaataaataaagtggccACTTAGTTATTTTCTGTAAGTTCCTTCTGAGCACCTGAGTCTGGCTCCTTCTAGAAACTCCAGCTCAGATTCTGGACACACTTGGGGGCAAACCTGTCATTCcggcgactctggaggctgaggcaggaggaccacaaggtggaggccagcctcagccacttagccaggccctgagcaactcagcgagaccctgtctctaaataaaatattaaaagggctggggaaatagctcagttggtaaagtgcttgccttgtaagcacaaggccctgggttccatccccagcaccccaaaaaaatatatatatatataaaaagggctggggatgtgactcaggggttaagcacccctgggttcagtccctggtaccaaaaaaaaaaatgacattatcaTCAAAATCTTCACACATCAAATTTTTTCCACATGGAGACATGTTACCTCAGGATAAAATTCCAAAAGTTAAACCAAAGGGCCGAAGGTCCAATTTCTTCTCCCTGCTGTTCCCAAATATAAAGTTGGTGTTACAATGCCGGATGAAGAAACGGAAAAAGTCTGCCAAACAGAACAGAAATCATTACTGCAGACACTTTGGAATGCAAAGGATTCACCCAGGGTGAGGATGTGTTCTGGAAAATGACCACACGTGTCCGTGTGTTAGGGAAGCGCACGCAGAGATGTgtgtaatttcatttaattttttctgtggtcccagggatggaacccaggggtgcttaaccactgagccgcatccccagtcatttttatttttgattgagagacagggtctcactgagttgctcagggcctcactaagttgctgaggctggcctccaccttgcgatcctcctgcctcagcctcccaagctgctgggatgacaggcgtgcgccacagGACCCCACGGGAGAGTGTATATTTTGAACACGCTCCTGGCTGATGTCCAGGATGGAGCTTGCTGGCCCTGCTCCCAGCTCAGAGGAGCTAACTCGTGGCCTCTGATCATCCTGGCCTCCTCTCCTGGGTCCCTCTGACTAGCAGGACCCTGGAGCATCCTGGAAAGATGGAGGGCCAGAACTCAGCAGATGCAGTGGTCATTGTGCTGAGGAACAAACCTCTTGGAatccaagatgaaagagaaatgagtgCGGTCAGAGTCGCTGAAGGGCGCCATGTCCTGCAGGGGGCGCTCTGGAGACTGCAGTTGCTGGCCAGAGCCCCCTGTGGCTGCAGGCGACTGTCAGGGAACAGCAGGGCCCAACCAGCGGCTGTGCTGGCTCCTGGTAGAAGCCCCAGGCTGCAGGGAGCCCTGGGCGTTCTGAGCAGGACGTGGCCCGTGGGGACCAGCACCCTGCAGGAAGGGTTGGCCCGGCACTGGAGCCTGTGAGCCCAGGAGGAGGGTGGAAACGGTGCCGGAGCCTCGGCAGCCCTGGGAGGCACACGAGGCAGATGCTGGGCCCAGCACCCACCCAGGCCTGGCTGGAGCTGGGGGCTCAGGAGGGAGCATACTCAGTGCTTCTGGGCCCCAGTCTCTTTTCCTAGTGTCACGTCCAGAACTGAACCTGGCTCCTCAAGGTTTGCCCCAGGGACTCCGCGATCCCATGGTCTGGGCAGAGGCCTCGGGTGGCCTGGGAACAAACTGGCCCATGGGATTGTGGGTGACTGGGCTCGTGGCCTGGGTGAGCCAAGGCCCAGTTATGAGCTTGTCCTCCAGGGCCACAGCGGGTGGTGGCTCTCCTTCCTCGAGTTTAGAGGGAGGACAGCAGGGAATTCCAACAGCAGGTCTTCCTTCTCCTTGGGAAGAGGATGCGCCTAGAGCAAGCCCATCCTGAAAGCCAAGTCTCAGGCCTGCAGTGGACTAAGCCCAGGGTCAGG
This DNA window, taken from Sciurus carolinensis chromosome 19, mSciCar1.2, whole genome shotgun sequence, encodes the following:
- the Gp9 gene encoding platelet glycoprotein IX; translated protein: MAPFYRRGKARFKGATRRTASQGLLFQEAFPSAWDPVSPPGPLFCRPSSDSPWGPAGQFGGIPFHPQGRPGAASGPQGPPVPGARPSGLPSQDKSAIFTISFLPPNRPLSAAFQSVTTAAPAQRHWPPKGSPDQRPRSVPTGASGDTHAPTLPSHPTVPPSQGGPARPCALWSPAAHSDRAACQMPTWALLGLLWAVAGATQDCPARCSCQALESMGLRVDCAGRGLAALPALPAHTRQLLLTNNSLRTVPPGAFDRLPQLQTLEVAHNPWHCDCGLAYLRLWLQDHTPEALLVAHCASPARAARRPLGQLTGYQLGSCGWQLQGSWAYPGVWWDMALVAVATLGLALLAGLLCVSTEPWR